The Deinococcus aquaticus genomic interval GCCCGTCCGCCGCCCGCTCGGTCGTCCGGCCCCGCCCGGGCATCACCACGTTCCCCCGCTGCACCGCACCCCACCCGGCCCGCACCTCGTACCCATGCACGTCCTCGCCCACGCGCTTCAGGCGACCCACCGCACCCAACTCCGCACGGGTCGGCACCTGCGGATCATCCAGCAGCGCCGCCACCCGCGCCCCCAGCGCCGCCGATTCCGTCAGGGCCGACAGTGAACCCGGCAGCGGAATGCGCGGCCAGTCGCCCGCGATGCCGCCCGCGTGTTCACTCAGGTACGCGCCGCTGAAACCCACCGCCAGCGCGTGATGCCACAGCAGCGCCGCCCCGGCAGGCGAGGCGTCCGGGTCGGGCGCACCGAGAGCGGCGAGGTAAGCGCGTGCCTGCGCCGAGAGATTCGCCCGGAGAGTCGGTTCAGAAGAGGCGAACAGACCGTCAGAAGCGGGAGCCTCGGAACGCCACAGGACGGGTATGTAGTAGGCGTGTCCCCTCAGCGCGTCGTTATCACCCAGATTGGACGTGAAATAGAACGGAGTGCCCTCATCCGAGGCTGCCGCCGCCGGACGGGTTACGAAAAAGGAGTTACCCGGTAGCTGCGCCCAAAGCGTCGGGCGTGAGCGATTCCAGAGTGTCGAATGGTCTGAAAAGTACGCTTGCCTGACCTCAAATGCACGAAGTAGATAGGGGACGATGTTCCTTGCCTGAAATCGAGTCTGAGTTCGAACTCTGCCTCGGGTCGCCTCAGCGTCATACCCGGATGCGTCTTTCGACAGCTCTGGATTGATGATTTGGTAATTCTCCCAAGTCACGTTGGAGTCGAAGTAGGGGCGCATCTTCGCTTCAACAGCGGCACGGTCAAACCCCACCAGTCCGCCGCCCCGCTTTTCCATCAGTCCGTTGATCGGTGCTTCTCCGGCCAGTTCCACCACTTTCGGCCAGCTCTGGTAGTCGGCGCTGCTGTCTTCGGGGCGGAAGGTGTAGCGGTTGGCGGGTGTGGGCGCGGCGGGGTAGTACGCGGGGCCGCCGTCTTGCAGGGCGGTCAGCAGTTGGGTGCCTTTGCCTGCGCCCCAGAATTCGCGGTACTGCACGGCGGGTTCGCCGCCCAGTCCGGTTTTCACGAGCAGGGATACGGCGGTGCCGCTGCGGATGCCGGCGCGGTTGCTGGGGGTGCTGAAGATGCTGGGGTCGGGCTGGCCGTCGGGGGTGCGTTTGCCGGTTTCGCGGCTGTCGCCGTTCAGGTTGTCGAAGGTCAGGTGGTTGAATTCGTTCAGCAGGGCGCTGCGCATGACCACGAAGCTGGGGTCGCTCAGGTACGAGGAGGGGCTGATGAAGGACACGATGCCGCGCCCGCCCTGCGCGACCTTGCGTTCGGCGATGCGGAAGAAGCGGACGTACAGGTCGTCCAGGTTGAATTTGCGGATGCCCCACTCGGTGACGAGGCCGCGCTTGTAGTGGGCGATCAGGTCGCCTTCCTCGGTCTGGCTGGTGCCGTTGAAGGCGCTGTAGGGGGGGTTGCCCAGGATGACCAGGATGGGGGCGCTTTTCTTGACGTGTTGCGCGGCGTCCTGTTCTGCCTGGAGTTCCGGCATGGACAGCGGTTCGGGGATGGTGTGCCAGTTGGTCAGGGCGTTGGTGAGGTACACGGCGGCGCGTTCGGGCTTTGCGGGGTGGGCGGGGTCGCTGGGGCGCAGGGTGACGCCGTACCGGGCGAGTTGCTGGCTGAGGCGCAGGTGCGCGATGACGTACGGGGCGGGCATGATCTCGAAGCCGATCAGGCGTTCCTTGACGGCGGCGCGCAGGTCGTCCAGGGTGGCGTCGTCGAAGTCGGGCTGGGCCTTTAAGGTGCGCCAGATGCGGTCGAGGGTGGCGGTCAGGTAGCTGCCGGTGCCGGTGGCGGGATCCAGGACGTACACGCTGGGGTCGGCGAGGCCGAGGGGTAGGTTCAGTTGCTCGCGCAGGGCGGTGTCCACGCGTTCGACCATGTACTGCACGACTTCGGGTGGGGTGTACCACACGCCGAACTGTTTTCTCAGTTCCGGGTCGTACGCGGCGAGGAACGGTTCGTAGAAGTACTGCACGGCGTCGCCCTGGAATTTCTGCGTGAAGGTGGTCACGTCCACGCGGGCCAGGGTGGCGGCGGTCCGGTCGAGCAGGTCGGTGAGGTTCAGGCTGTGCTGCGCGGAGGGGTTGGCGAGTTCCCCGAACAGGCGTTGCATGACGGGCAGGTGCAGTTCCCACGCGGCGGCCCGCCAGTTGAACGGCAGCTGGGGCTGCTGGGCACTGTGCAGCACCCACGCGCTGAACAGGCCGTACCAGAGGGTCTGGATGAGGGTGGAGCGGAAGAAGCGTTCGCCCTGTTCGTCCTGGAATTGCAGGTCGAGCGCTTCGCTCAGGGCGCGTTTCAGCGGGGCGAGGGCTTCCAGCGGGGTGTGGCTCAGGCGGTGTTTGGCTTCGCGGGCGTAGCTGGCGAGGAACCACGCGACGCTTTCAGGGGTGCTCAGGGGCGCACCGGTCTGGAGGGCGCGGGTCAGGAATTCCGCGAGGGGCGCGGCGTGTGCCGACTGGGCGTCCGGGTCGCGCAGCAATGTCCAGAACGCGGCGGCGTTCGGGGCGAGTTCCATGTGTTCCAGCAGTTTCGGCTGGCCGTTCTCGCGGGTGTACAGCGCGAAGGCGCGCAGGTTCGTGACGAGCACCAGTCCGTACAGGTCGAGGTATTTGGCGACCTGCGTGCCGGTAGCGATATCCGCGACCTGCTCGGCGGGGGATTTGACTTCCAGCGCGCCCCGGCTGGGCAGCTGGCCGCGCAGGACGTCCTGTTCCTGCCCGCGCTGAAGCTGCCCTGCATCGAAGAATCCGCCGTCGGGGATTCCGGCGCCCAGGTTGCTCAGGTGATTCACGGCGTGCACGCGGGGTTTCAGGGTGGCGCCAATACTGCCCAGCAGGCCGAACAGCGCCGGGTAGTAACTGGTCTCGGCGACGCCTGCGCCGGTGGCGTGCACGGCCCGCACTTCATGGAAGTACGTCTGGACGGCGGTTTCGGCGTTGGGCGTGCTGGCGGGCATGCCGTCACCGTATCAACTGACCGCGCCCCTGGGGTGCCGGGTTGCGCGCCTATCACGGACAACGGGTGTCCTCCTGGCTCCCCCTGGGGGGAGCTGGCCGCGCAGCGGACTGAGGGGTCATCTACCGGCCCGGCTGCTCATGGCACGCGGCGCACCTGATGGTCTTCCAGTCACCATCCCCCTTACTCTGGGTGCATGGATGTCACGAAGAAGTCCCTGGTGGGCGCACTGAAGACCACGGCGGATCTGCTGGATCTGCTGGGGGTGGGGGATGATCCGTTCCGGGCGCAGGCGTTCCGGAGTGCGGCGCGCAGCCTGGAGGGCGTGCAGGATGAGGTGGATGTACTCGCCGCGCGGGCGTTCGCGGGTATCCCGAAGGTCGGGAAGGCCATTGCGGCGGACCTGCTGGAGTACGTGCGGACGGGGGTGTTCGGTCCGTTGGAGGACGCCGCGAGTCTGATTCCGGCGGGCGTGCTGAGTCTGTTCCGGGTGCGGGGGCTGGGGCCGAAGAAGATCCGGGCGTTGTGGGACGCGGGGATCGATTCGCTGGAGGGGCTGCGGGAGGCGTGCCGGGATGGGCGCGTGGCGGGTCTGAAGGGGTTCGGGGCGAAGAGTGCGGCGTCGTTCCTGGAGGCGGTGGAGTTCGCGCTGGGCGCACAGGAACGGCAGCACCTGAGCACGGCGCTGGAGGTCGCGGAGGGCCTGTGCCGGGTGCTGGACGGCCTGGAGCCGCAGGTGTCGGGGGATGTGCGCCGGGGTCTGGACACGGTGCGGGTGGCGCGCGTGACCGTGACTGCCTCGCCGGAGCAGGTGCAGGAGCGGCTGGCCGGGGTGGTCGAGGGGCTTGAACCGGTCGAGAAGAAACCGCTGTTCGCGGGCCGCGTGGATGGCGTGCCGGTCGAGGTGGCGTACGCGCCCACGCCGGGCGTCCGGGGAGCGCTGGACCTGATGATGGGCGGGGGCACCGCGTACCGCGAGTCGCTGCGCGAGGAGGCGAAGGTGCGGGGCTTCGACCTGAGCGGGCGGGGCCTGATCCGGTCAGGCGCGGTGCTGGACACGCCTACCGAGGCCGACGTCATGAAGACCCTGGACCTGCCGCTGCGTCCCGCCGAGTACCGCGACCCCGAGCATGACGCCGTGTGGGAAGCCCTCCCCCACCCGGACCAGCTCGTGACGGTGGGCGACCTGCGCGGCATGCTGCACACGCACTCCACGTGGTCGGACGGCGCGAGCAGCATTGCCGACATGGCCGCCGAGACCGTCCGCCTGGGCCACGGCTTCCTGGGCACCGGCGACCACTCGCGCGCCGCGCACTACGCGAACGGCCTCAGCATCGAACGCCTCCAGGCGCAACTGAAGGAGATCCGCGAGTTGCAATCAGCGGGCTTGCCCCTGGTGGCGGGCGCCGAGGTGGACATCCTCGACGACGGCACCCTGGACTACCCGGACGACGTGCTGGCCGAACTGGATTACGTGGTCGCCAGCGTCCACAGCCTCTTCACGCTGAGCGCCGAGCGGCAGACCGAACGCCTGATCCGCGCCGCCAGTCACCCCCTCGTCACCATCCTGGGGCACCCCACGGGCCGCCTGCTGCTGCGCCGCCCCGGCTACGCCCTCGACATGGACGCCGTCATGGCCGCCTGCGCCGAGCGCGGCACGGTCGTCGAGATCAACGCGAACGCCTACCGCCTGGACATCGACTGGCGGATCGCCCTGACGTGGCGTGACCGCGTGACGTTCGCCATCAACACCGACGCCCACGTGCCGGGCGGCCTGAAAGACGCGAAATACGGCGTGATGATCGCCCGCAAGGCCGGCCTGACACCCGCCCACGTCATCAACACCCTGGACCGGGAAGCGTTCCTGGCGTTCGTCCGGGAGCAGCGGGCGGGAAGGTAATGCGGTGGGCGAACCCCTCAGTCCGCTGTGCGGCCAGCTCCCCTCTCCTGCGGAGCTTTGCAAGTCAAGGGGAGCCAACAAGCAGCTCATTGCCTCCCCTTGAGGGGACTCGCAGAGCTGCGCAGCAGAGGTGCCCTGGAGGGGCGGAGGGGTTCGTACGGCGCGCCGACTTCCCAGTTCCCCCTACCTCACCCGTACCGTTTTTCCAGTAGTCCGCTCAGGGCGGCCCATTCGGCCTGTTTGCCGTCGGGGAGTTGCCGGGCGAGGTTGCCGAGGTAGCGGGGCAGGTGGGTGCGGGTCAGCGCGTCGGGGTCGAGGCCGAGTTCGCTGGCGGCTTCGGGGATCAGGATGTCGGCCATGGGGCCGATGAGGCGGGTGAGGTTCCAGTGCAGGTCTTCCAGGAAGGGGGGGCCGAGGGGGGGTTCGGGCCGTTCGGGGTGGCCGAGGGCGCGTTCCAGGGTGCCGCCTTCGGTGGTCTGGTCGAGCATGTGGTCGAACGCCTGCGTGGCGGCGTGGGGGTCGCGGCGGATGATGCCGTGGATGATCTGTTCGTGCGTGGTGTACAGGGCGGGGAAGCGGCCGGCGAGCATCAGGTCGGTGCTGATGGCGCGCAGCAGGTTCGCCAGGGGCATGTGGATAGCGCGCAGGAGGCGCAGCACGACGGGGTTCCCGGCGGCCTGGGCGATGGCCATGTGCAGGGCGAGGTCGGCCTGGATGAACGCTTCGGGTTCGCCCTGCGCGTCGCGCATGCGGTGCAGGTGCTCCAGCAGGTCGGCGTGCTGTTCGGGCGTGGCGTGCCGGGCGGCGCGGGCAATCGTGTAGTGTTCGAGGGCCTGCCGGGTATCGAGGAAGGCGTGCGCTTCGGTCTCGTCGTGCACGGCGCCCAGCCAGAGGTTGATGCTGGGGGCCTGCTGCGTGACGGGCAGGATGACGGTGCCCCGGCCGGGGCGGGCGTCGAGGACGCCGCTGGCGGAGAGGATGGAGATCGCTTCGCGGACGGCGGCGACGCTGGTGCCGTACTGCTGCGCGAGTTCCCGCTGGCTGGGGAGGGTGTCGCCGGGTTTCAGGCGGCCGTCGAGCAGGAGTTCTTGCAGGTGCGCGGCAATGTGTTCGCCCAGGGAGCGTTTTTCGAGGGTGTCGGCGGTGAAGGTGGGGGCCGGGTCGCTCATGGGCGGTTTCCGGGGCGCAGGCGGGTCAGGGCGAGGTGCAGGCTGACGCGCAGGCGTTCGATGGCGGTGATCAGGTCCGTGAGTTCGTCGGGTCGGCCGCCGGGGGTGACGGTGATGGGGTCGCCCAGGTGCCCGAGGCTGGCGTGCTGCGCGGCGTCCGTGATGGCCAGGATGACGCGCAGGGGGCGGCGCATGGCGCGCCACGCGGCGTACGCGGCGATCAGGGCGGTGACGGCGCAGGCGAGCAGCACGAGGTGCAGTTGCCGTTGCAGGGCGAGGTTCATGTCGTTCAGGGTGACGCCGATGCCCAGGCGGAACAGCAGCTGCCCGGGGGGGGCGGGGTCGCCGGGGAGGCGCAGGGTGCGGGTGCCGAACGGCGTTTCGTACACGTCCAGGGTGGTCAGTTCGTAGGTGGTGGGGTGTCCGCCGGCGGCTTGCAGGGTGCCGAGGCGGGCCTGCAGGTGGTCGCGGACGCTGGGGGGCGTGCCGGGTTGCAGGGCGTTCAGGGCGCTCTGGTAGGCGTCGGCACGGGTGTCGGGGAGGGTCAGGTGGGTCTGGCCAGGGTGGGCGCGCTGGTGGGTGTCGAGCTGGGCGCGCAGGTGCCAGTCGGTGTCGGGGGTGTCACTGGTGAAGAAGCGGGGGGTGTTCCCGGCAGGTTGTACGTCCACGAAGGCCACGTCGGGTGCGGAGACGGCGGCGCGTAGTTGCGTGGCGACAAGGTTCAGGTCCTGCACGTCCAGGGTGGAGGCGAGCAGGCTGGCGGCGGTGTGGCTGACGGCGCGGGAGATGGTGTCCAGTTCCGCGCGGCGTTGCAGGGTGAGGATCAGGGTGATGAGCAGTCCCAGGGTCAGGACGGGCAGGACCGTGATCAGCAGGGCCTTGGTGCGCAGGCTGGGCCGGCGGGGGGCGGGGGGGGCAGCGTGGGTGGCGGGGCGGGTGGCGGTCATGCGCGCTCCGGGAGGCTGAAGGCGGGGAGTGGACTGCGGCAACTGCGGCGGGAACTGGGTCGGTGAATCAGGGTGAGTCTGGCAGAGAGGCGGCCGGTTGGGGGCAGGTCCACACGGATCCACAAAGAATGAACCGGGTTCATTGATCTGAACATTCGAACAGTTGACTTGAAAGGTGAGGCCAGCCTACACTCGCCGTGTCCCACAACACAAGCCCGCTGCGCCCGGCACCGACGCCGCGCCCCCGCAGCGGACCGCGTTTCAGCGTGGCCCGGAGACACCGGCCTGCCGCGCCTGCACAAGGAGTCGCCATGCGTCACCCTGCTCAACGCCGTTCCCAGTTGCCGTCATTCGCCCATCCCGCCCTGGGGGCCACGCTGGCCCTGAGCCTGAGCCTCGGCGCTCAGGCGCAGAAGGTCGAGACCATCAGTATCGGGGTGGCGGTCGCGCAGACCAGCAACACCGCCCTGCTGGGCCAGGAGCAGGTGATCGGCGCGAAATTCGCCGAGAAGTTCCTGAACGGCCGGGGCGGCATCAACGGCACGCCCTTCAAACTGGTCTTCCAGGACACCGGCGGGGACGAGGCCGGCGCCATCAACGCCTTCCAGAACCTGATCACCAAGGACCGCGTGCTGGGCATCGTCGGGCCGACCCTGTCGCAGCAGGCTTTCGCGTCTGATCCCATCGCCGAGCGCGCCAAAGTACCGGTCCTGGGGCCCAGCAACACCGCCAAGGGCATCCCGCAGATCGGGAACTTCATCGCGCGGGTGTCGGCGCCGGTGGCCGTCGTCGCGCCGAACGCCGTGCGGCAGGCCCTGAAACTCGACCCCAAGATCAAGGAAGTTGCCGTGCTGTACGCGCAGAACGACGCCTTCTCGACCAGCGAGACCGGCACCTTCCAGCAGACCGCCAAGGACCAGGGCCTGACCGTCGCCACCGTGCAGAAGTTCCAGACGACCGACACGGACTTCACCACGCAGGTCACGGCCGTCCTGAACGCCAAGGTGGACCTCGTGATCATCTCCGGCCTCGCGGCGGACGGCGGGAACCTCGTCAAGCAGCTCAGGCAGCTGGGGTACAAGGGCCTGATCATCGGCGGGAACGGCCTGAACACCAGCAACATGTTCCCCGTCTGCCAGAAACTCTGCGACGGCGTGATCATCGCGCAGGCGTACAGCCCCGCGCAGCCCAGCGCCGCCAATCAGGTGTTCGTCAAGGAGTACACCGCACAGTACAAGAAAGCCCCGCCGCAGTTCGCCGCGCAGGCCTACGCAGGTGTGCAGGTCATGGTCGAGGCCCTGAAAGTCATCGACCGGAAGAAGAAGCTGAACACCTGGGACCTGGACGACCTGCGCGCGGAACTGAACAAGCAGATCCTGCTCGGGAAGTACAGCACGCCGCTGGGCCCCATCGCGTTCGATAAGGAAGGCGAGGTCATCCAGAAGGAGTTCTACGTCGCGCAGATCAGGATGAAGGACGCCAAGACCGGCTCGTTCGTGTACCTGAAGTAAGCCGCAGCCTCAGGCCCGGCCGGCCCCCTGCCGCCGGGTCACGTCCTTCCCCGCCGTCAGCCCCTGGACGCTGACGGCGTTCTCCTGAAAGGAGCTTTCATGGAGCTGAGTCAGTTCATTCAGAACCTCATGAACGGCCTGGCGATCGGGAGCGTGTACGCCATCTTCGCGCTGGGGTACACGCTGGTGTTCTCGATTCTGGGCATCATCAACTTCGCGCACGGGGCGGTGTTCACGCTGGGCGCGTACTTCACGTACACGCTGGTCGTGGGGCAGTTCGAGAACAACGGGCTGCTCAAGGGCGTGAACCTGTTCCCGGACGGTTCGCCCTTCTCGGGGCAGCCGCTGACCTTCGCGCTGGCCACGCTGCTGGGCGCCACCCTGGCGGGGCTGGTCGCCGTGCTGATCGAGCGGCTGGCGTTCCGGCCCATGCGCTCGCGCGGCGCCGATCCGCTGCTGGCGCTGGTCAGTTCGCTGGGCGTGGCGCTGGTCATCGTGAACCTTATCCAGCTTCTTGTGGGCGCGGAAATCTACAACTTCCCGTCGGACGCGTACGGGGACACGCCGCCCGCGCTGTCGTTCACGCTGGGCGGCAAGATCGTCATCATCCGCACCGTGCAGGTCATCATCTTCGCGGTCAGTCTGGTCATGCTGGCCGTGCTGGGGTACGTGATCGGCCGCACGAAAATCGGCAAGGCGCTGCGGGCCGTGGCGGAAAGCCCCACGACCGCCAGCCTGCTGGGCATCAGCGTGGACCGCTTCATCCTGATCACGTTCTTCCTGTCCGGCTTCCTGGGCGGACTGGCGGGCACGCTGGTCGGCACGGCGTTCGGCGTGGCCGGCCCGTACTTCGGGGTGGTGTACGGCCTCAAGGGCCTCGCCGTGATCGTGCTGGGCGGCCTGGGCAGCATTCCCGGCGCGGTGCTAGGCGGACTGGTGATCGGGCTGGCCGAGGCCTTCGTGCCCTCCGAGTACTCGGCGTACAAGGACGCCGTGGCGTTCGCGCTGCTGTTCGTCATCCTGCTCGTGCGGCCCCAGGGGCTGCTGGGCCGCAGCGCCATCCAGAAGGTGTAAGCATGACTGATTTCCTCTCGACGTACGGGTTCCTGATCGTGACCATGTTGCAGGCAGGCCTGCTGGGCCTGAGTCTGTACTTCCCGTTGCAGGCAGGGCAACTGAGCCTCGCCAGTCCCGGGTTCTACTCGCTGGGCGGGTACGTGGCCGCCATCCTGCTGACCAACCCGGCCTTCGCGGGCCTGCGCGACACGCTGGGGAACGCCATGTTCCCGCTGACGTGGCTGGTCGCGGCAGTCCTGGCGGGCCTGCTGGGGCTGCTGGTGGGCGTCCCGGCGCTGCGGCTGCGCGGTATCTATCTGGCGCTGGCGACCATCGCGTTCGTGGAGATCCTGCGTGTCATCAGCCTGAACCTGAGCGTCACGGGCGGGGCCATCGGACTGTTCGGAATTCCGCAGCCGTTCGGGATCGTCGACCGCTGGCAGTACGTGTTCATCTTCGGGCCGCTGCTGATCCTGACCCTGCTGTTCGCGCGGCAGATGGAACGCTCGCGCGTGGGCCGCGCCCTGCGCGCCATCCGCGAGGACGAACTGGCCGCCGACGCCATGGGCGTGCCGCCCACGCGGTACAAGGTACTGGCCTTCGTGACCGGCGCGGTCCTGGCAGGCATCGTGGGCTCCATGAGCGCGCCGCTGCTCAGCTCGTGGAACGCCCGGCAGGGCACCTTCGACGCCAGCATCGCCATCCTGGCCTTCGTGCTGATCGGCGGGAGCCGCAACATCTGGGGCCCGGTGGTAGGCGGCGCGCTGCTGACCGCCGTGCCGGAAGTGCTGCGCTTCCTCGCGGACTGGCGACTGGTGATCAACGGGCTGGTGCTGGTCGTGGCGAGCCTGTACCTGCCGCAGGGCATCGTGGGCGCACTGGAGAAACTGGGCCGTCCCCGACCGCCGCAGCGGCCCACACCAGTCAAGCCCGCCGAGGTGACGCCATGACCGCCGCCACTTCTTCAGGGGGCGTGGTGCTCGAGGCCCGTAACATGACCCGCCGGTTCGGTGGCCTGATCGCCGTGAACGACGTGTCCTTCGACGTCCGCGAGGGCGAGATCTTCGGGCTGATCGGCCCGAACGGCGCCGGCAAGACCACGCTGTTCAACCTGATGACCGGCCTGACCCCGCCTTCAAGCGGCACCCTGACGTACCGGGGCACGACCGTCACGGGCCTGCAACCCAACCGCGTGGCGGCGCTGGGCCTGAGCCGCACCTTCCAGAACATCCGCCTGTTCAAGGGCCTGACCGCGCTGGAGAACGTGAAGATCGCGCAG includes:
- a CDS encoding type ISP restriction/modification enzyme, translating into MPASTPNAETAVQTYFHEVRAVHATGAGVAETSYYPALFGLLGSIGATLKPRVHAVNHLSNLGAGIPDGGFFDAGQLQRGQEQDVLRGQLPSRGALEVKSPAEQVADIATGTQVAKYLDLYGLVLVTNLRAFALYTRENGQPKLLEHMELAPNAAAFWTLLRDPDAQSAHAAPLAEFLTRALQTGAPLSTPESVAWFLASYAREAKHRLSHTPLEALAPLKRALSEALDLQFQDEQGERFFRSTLIQTLWYGLFSAWVLHSAQQPQLPFNWRAAAWELHLPVMQRLFGELANPSAQHSLNLTDLLDRTAATLARVDVTTFTQKFQGDAVQYFYEPFLAAYDPELRKQFGVWYTPPEVVQYMVERVDTALREQLNLPLGLADPSVYVLDPATGTGSYLTATLDRIWRTLKAQPDFDDATLDDLRAAVKERLIGFEIMPAPYVIAHLRLSQQLARYGVTLRPSDPAHPAKPERAAVYLTNALTNWHTIPEPLSMPELQAEQDAAQHVKKSAPILVILGNPPYSAFNGTSQTEEGDLIAHYKRGLVTEWGIRKFNLDDLYVRFFRIAERKVAQGGRGIVSFISPSSYLSDPSFVVMRSALLNEFNHLTFDNLNGDSRETGKRTPDGQPDPSIFSTPSNRAGIRSGTAVSLLVKTGLGGEPAVQYREFWGAGKGTQLLTALQDGGPAYYPAAPTPANRYTFRPEDSSADYQSWPKVVELAGEAPINGLMEKRGGGLVGFDRAAVEAKMRPYFDSNVTWENYQIINPELSKDASGYDAEATRGRVRTQTRFQARNIVPYLLRAFEVRQAYFSDHSTLWNRSRPTLWAQLPGNSFFVTRPAAAASDEGTPFYFTSNLGDNDALRGHAYYIPVLWRSEAPASDGLFASSEPTLRANLSAQARAYLAALGAPDPDASPAGAALLWHHALAVGFSGAYLSEHAGGIAGDWPRIPLPGSLSALTESAALGARVAALLDDPQVPTRAELGAVGRLKRVGEDVHGYEVRAGWGAVQRGNVVMPGRGRTTERAADGLPPGLGDRVLDVALNDAWVWENVPVPVWEYTIGGYQVMKKWLSYREFGVLGRALTLDEAREVSRMARRLAELVLLGPDLDASYARVQGDVWAWGAER
- a CDS encoding branched-chain amino acid ABC transporter permease; translation: MTDFLSTYGFLIVTMLQAGLLGLSLYFPLQAGQLSLASPGFYSLGGYVAAILLTNPAFAGLRDTLGNAMFPLTWLVAAVLAGLLGLLVGVPALRLRGIYLALATIAFVEILRVISLNLSVTGGAIGLFGIPQPFGIVDRWQYVFIFGPLLILTLLFARQMERSRVGRALRAIREDELAADAMGVPPTRYKVLAFVTGAVLAGIVGSMSAPLLSSWNARQGTFDASIAILAFVLIGGSRNIWGPVVGGALLTAVPEVLRFLADWRLVINGLVLVVASLYLPQGIVGALEKLGRPRPPQRPTPVKPAEVTP
- a CDS encoding helix-hairpin-helix domain-containing protein, with amino-acid sequence MDVTKKSLVGALKTTADLLDLLGVGDDPFRAQAFRSAARSLEGVQDEVDVLAARAFAGIPKVGKAIAADLLEYVRTGVFGPLEDAASLIPAGVLSLFRVRGLGPKKIRALWDAGIDSLEGLREACRDGRVAGLKGFGAKSAASFLEAVEFALGAQERQHLSTALEVAEGLCRVLDGLEPQVSGDVRRGLDTVRVARVTVTASPEQVQERLAGVVEGLEPVEKKPLFAGRVDGVPVEVAYAPTPGVRGALDLMMGGGTAYRESLREEAKVRGFDLSGRGLIRSGAVLDTPTEADVMKTLDLPLRPAEYRDPEHDAVWEALPHPDQLVTVGDLRGMLHTHSTWSDGASSIADMAAETVRLGHGFLGTGDHSRAAHYANGLSIERLQAQLKEIRELQSAGLPLVAGAEVDILDDGTLDYPDDVLAELDYVVASVHSLFTLSAERQTERLIRAASHPLVTILGHPTGRLLLRRPGYALDMDAVMAACAERGTVVEINANAYRLDIDWRIALTWRDRVTFAINTDAHVPGGLKDAKYGVMIARKAGLTPAHVINTLDREAFLAFVREQRAGR
- a CDS encoding ABC transporter substrate-binding protein, which codes for MRHPAQRRSQLPSFAHPALGATLALSLSLGAQAQKVETISIGVAVAQTSNTALLGQEQVIGAKFAEKFLNGRGGINGTPFKLVFQDTGGDEAGAINAFQNLITKDRVLGIVGPTLSQQAFASDPIAERAKVPVLGPSNTAKGIPQIGNFIARVSAPVAVVAPNAVRQALKLDPKIKEVAVLYAQNDAFSTSETGTFQQTAKDQGLTVATVQKFQTTDTDFTTQVTAVLNAKVDLVIISGLAADGGNLVKQLRQLGYKGLIIGGNGLNTSNMFPVCQKLCDGVIIAQAYSPAQPSAANQVFVKEYTAQYKKAPPQFAAQAYAGVQVMVEALKVIDRKKKLNTWDLDDLRAELNKQILLGKYSTPLGPIAFDKEGEVIQKEFYVAQIRMKDAKTGSFVYLK
- a CDS encoding FadR/GntR family transcriptional regulator; translated protein: MSDPAPTFTADTLEKRSLGEHIAAHLQELLLDGRLKPGDTLPSQRELAQQYGTSVAAVREAISILSASGVLDARPGRGTVILPVTQQAPSINLWLGAVHDETEAHAFLDTRQALEHYTIARAARHATPEQHADLLEHLHRMRDAQGEPEAFIQADLALHMAIAQAAGNPVVLRLLRAIHMPLANLLRAISTDLMLAGRFPALYTTHEQIIHGIIRRDPHAATQAFDHMLDQTTEGGTLERALGHPERPEPPLGPPFLEDLHWNLTRLIGPMADILIPEAASELGLDPDALTRTHLPRYLGNLARQLPDGKQAEWAALSGLLEKRYG
- a CDS encoding branched-chain amino acid ABC transporter permease: MELSQFIQNLMNGLAIGSVYAIFALGYTLVFSILGIINFAHGAVFTLGAYFTYTLVVGQFENNGLLKGVNLFPDGSPFSGQPLTFALATLLGATLAGLVAVLIERLAFRPMRSRGADPLLALVSSLGVALVIVNLIQLLVGAEIYNFPSDAYGDTPPALSFTLGGKIVIIRTVQVIIFAVSLVMLAVLGYVIGRTKIGKALRAVAESPTTASLLGISVDRFILITFFLSGFLGGLAGTLVGTAFGVAGPYFGVVYGLKGLAVIVLGGLGSIPGAVLGGLVIGLAEAFVPSEYSAYKDAVAFALLFVILLVRPQGLLGRSAIQKV